One segment of Triticum aestivum cultivar Chinese Spring chromosome 2A, IWGSC CS RefSeq v2.1, whole genome shotgun sequence DNA contains the following:
- the LOC123188396 gene encoding probable pyruvate, phosphate dikinase regulatory protein, chloroplastic translates to MMSAKLGAATPSVLLPPSPRPHGLRPSPTAASCLPDTATGPPLSAGPDQELSGAPGQEEAAVSSASQPRSRASSQLSRWSRARALRSGRRLELPAMRATAALSVRTKSPPSSEEEAAAMEEEDDDGDEVVGVGSEAAGNSIYMVSDGTGSTLEHSVNAVLGQFEHCLVDRRCATSTHLFSGIDDMDNLIEIVRQAAKEGALLLYTLADPSMAEATKKACDLWGVPSTDVLRPTIDAIASHIGVAPSGISRSSASRKGQLSEDYFQRIEAIDFTIKQDDGAQPQNLARAHIVLVGVSRTGKTPLSIYLAQKGYKVANVPIVMGIDLPKALFEIDQDKIFGLTINPVVLQAIRKTRASTLGFHGQKSNYAEMEHVRQELDHANQIFVRHPTWPVIQVTGKAVEETAAVIVRIYHDRKQKCSMPRISKRVAPIRVYDSLSEKVNTPVEPEKVLAMDV, encoded by the exons ATGATGAGCGCCAAGCTCGGCGCGGCGACGCCGTCCGTGCTCCTCCCGCCCTCCCCTCGGCCCCACGGCCTCCGCCCCTCCCCCACCGCCGCCTCATGCCTCCCCgacaccgccaccggcccgcctCTAAGCGCGGGACCGGACCAAGAGCTCTCTGGCGCGCCCGGGCAAGAGGAGGCGGCGGTCTCCTCCGCCTCCCAGCCGCGCTCGCGCGCGAGCTCGCAGCTGAGCCGCTGGTCCCGCGCGCGCGCGCTCCGGTCCGGGCGGAGGCTGGAGCTGCCGGCCATGCGGGCGACCGCGGCGCTCTCGGTGCGGACCAAGTCGCCGCCGTCATCCGAGGAAGAGGCCGCGGCgatggaggaggaggacgatgatggtGACGAGGTGGTCGGGGTCGGGAGCGAGGCAGCGGGGAACTCGATCTACATGGTGTCGGACGGGACGGGTTCGACGTTGGAGCACTCGGTGAATGCCGTGCTCGGGCAATTCGAGCACTGCCTCGTGGACCGACGCTGCGCCACAAGCACCCACCTATTCTCGGGG ATTGATGACATGGATAACCTTATTGAGATAGTAAGGCAAGCAGCAAAAGAAGGAGCATTGCTTCTATATACCCTTGCCGATCCTTCAATGGCTGAGGCAACTAAGAAGGCTTGTGATTTATGGGGTGTTCCATCCACCGATGTTCTTCGTCCTACTATTGATGCCATAGCTTCTCATATTGGTGTTGCTCCATCTGGGATTTCACGAAGCTCTGCTAGCCGAAAGGGTCAACTTTCTGAGGATTACTTCCAACGAATTGAAGCGATTGATTTTACAATCAAACAAGATGATGGTGCTCAGCCACAGAACCTTGCCCGTGCACACATTGTGCTTGTTGGTGTTTCACGTACTGGGAAAACACCATTGTCAATTTATCTAGCACAAAAAGGGTACAAAGTGGCAAACGTCCCAATTGTGATGGGTATTGATCTTCCAAAGGCCCTATTTGAGATCGACCAGGATAAGATCTTTGGGTTGACGATAAACCCCGTGGTTCTTCAGGCAATCAGAAAGACGAGAGCAAGCACTCTAGGATTTCATGGGCAGAAGAGCAATTATGCTGAAATGGAGCATGTGAGGCAGGAGCTCGACCATGCAAATCAAATTTTTGTTCGGCACCCAACATGGCCAGTGATCC AGGTCACTGGAAAAGCCGTAGAGGAAACAGCTGCTGTCATTGTTAGAATATATCATGACAGGAAACAGAAGTGCTCCATGCCACGCATATCAAAACG GGTGGCTCCAATTCGAGTCTATGATTCTCTGTCAGAGAAGGTCAACACTCCTGTTGAACCTGAAAAAGTATTGGCCATGGACGTATGA
- the LOC123188398 gene encoding uncharacterized protein: MGDAASNHPVLAQSSSDAGRGAATGGFISLDVAALSSLAGDGPETTPAAPPASTPRTPRVVRSLSRKGSERKQADGDAATGTIGGGVGTGERPPLSPLLVHVAAADEMLNGHRLVNTPGGAGTPGGKSRRLGRRPAPWLDPRRVVFLFATLSSVGTLILLYFTLSMNKMDSAGSSTGADSDAR, translated from the exons ATGGGGGACGCCGCCTCCAACCATCCC GTTCTTGCTCAGTCGAGCTCCGACGCCGGCCGCGGCGCCGCGACCGGTGGGTTCATCTCCCTCGACGTGGCCGCCCTCTCGTCGCTCGCCGGCGACGGCCCGGAAACGACGCCGGCAGCGCCGCCGGCCTCGACCCCGAGGACACCT AGGGTGGTGAGGTCGCTCTCGCGGAAGGGGTCAGAAAGGAAGCAGGCCGACGGCGACGCCGCCACTGGCACCATAG GAGGCGGGGTAGGGACGGGCGAGAGGCCGCCGCTGTCCCCGCTCTTGGTCCATGTGGCGGCCGCCGACGAGATGCTGAACGGGCACCGGCTGGTGAACACGCCGGGGGGCGCCGGCACGCCGGGAGGGAAGTCCAGGCGGCTGGGGCGGCGTCCGGCGCCGTGGCTGGATCCCCGAAGGGTCGTCTTCCTCTTCGCCACGCT GTCCAGCGTGGGGACCTTGATTCTGCTCTACTTCACCCTTTCCATGAACAAGATGGACAGCGCCGGAAGCAGCACGGGAGCCGACAGCGATGCACGGTGA